TTAATATAGGGAGTTCTCTTTGGGGATCAGACTCTTTATATCGCTGCCTTATTTTTTGGCACAGAGTGGACGTGATCGGGCAAGTATCTGTTAGTAATTGGCGTTGCGCCGGAAGAGGGAGACTTCTGAACACAAGTAATACAGAAATACTTTTTAATCGACCACTTTCAAAGAGGGATCTGTATGGAGCCGTATTAGCCAGAAGATGCGCTTTGACCCAATCATGACGTTTACCTAATACTTCGGAGAGTTGTTGAGTACTGATCCCATCTTGAATTAACTGAATAATGATATCAATACTTTCTATGGCAGTTAATTCTTCTCTAAAGACGTTTTCAGAATATTGCATTAAGCGGGTTAAGGACTGCGAATGAGGATCATCCCGAACGATAATGGGTACCTTTTCAAGGCCCGCATTCTTAGCAGCAATGAGTCTTCGTTCACCACACAAGAGTGTGAAATGTTGAAGACTATTTTGCTTGACTAACAGGGGTTGCAGTAATCCCAATTGTTTAATGTTGTGTGATAGCTCATGGATGGTATCAGTATTAAACAGTTTTCTGGGTTGTAGCGGATCAGGATGAATCCATTGAATGGGTATTTCTTGGGGTAAGGATAGGTGACTCATTGCATCTCTCAAAGAGTGGACTAAGTAATGATTCTAAAATCCTCAAGAAAGACATAGGTAGTGTTGGTCATCCTGAAGCACCTGGGAGAAGCGTCCTAAAATTGTTAGGACATTTATCCCGGGTGAGGGAGGAGTTTAATTATTCAAGGAGCGATTGCGGGCTACGATCATGGGGAGATTAAGTAGTCTTGACCAAGACTGACGACATTTTTCCTGAATGTCCGGGATAAGAGAAGAATCGGCCCACCATTCGTTACTCACAGCAATCAGTAAGTCTGGCTGAGTGATTAAAAACGATAACCAAGGCCATACCAGTAATTGATCGTAACAAATAATGGTGTTTACCTTTACCTGTTCTATTAGGGAAGTGGCTGGCCACCAATGAGCCGGGAAGCTGCTTGTTATGAAGGGATTCCACATAGCAAAGGGCACCGGGAACACCGAATAAAAGA
This sequence is a window from Ferrovum sp. JA12. Protein-coding genes within it:
- a CDS encoding ParB/RepB/Spo0J family partition protein, translating into MSHLSLPQEIPIQWIHPDPLQPRKLFNTDTIHELSHNIKQLGLLQPLLVKQNSLQHFTLLCGERRLIAAKNAGLEKVPIIVRDDPHSQSLTRLMQYSENVFREELTAIESIDIIIQLIQDGISTQQLSEVLGKRHDWVKAHLLANTAPYRSLFESGRLKSISVLLVFRSLPLPAQRQLLTDTCPITSTLCQKIRQRYKESDPQRELPILNTITTSHRESLVTPVPRSTITIPLNPLWLRGFVTKKALIQAIEKIINEQLTKDIKQA